The Eleginops maclovinus isolate JMC-PN-2008 ecotype Puerto Natales chromosome 18, JC_Emac_rtc_rv5, whole genome shotgun sequence genome segment tcataaataatatatgACCAAATCACTTTGTTAACCCCCTCAGTGTATACATAGGAATGAAACCGGAAAACTGTTCTATGTAAAGCTAGCACCATgtcaaaatagtttttcttaACTTAATTAGTCAGGTACGTTGCTCCTTCTAGATGTTGGAGAATTGTTTTCTATTAAAGAAGAGAAGAGTAAAAGCAGTAAGAAGTAATACATTGTATCCCCTGTTGCATTGAACAGTGGTTAATGCAAACAGGTGCTTGGTAAAATGGTGACCGGGttgaatttatttgatttctACACTgattgaaaaagtaaaaacagttgTTTACCACATAAAcgctgctctctgattggccagTTCATGGACTACCGCAGCTACGTGGTGCGCGGCTCGGTGAGGGACAACCCGGCTCTGGAACGCTCCGTCATGATGTGTAACGGGGTCTCCCAGTGGGTGCAGCTGATGATCCTCAGCAGACACACggcccagcagagagcccaggTCTTCACTAAGTTCATCCACGTGGCTCAGGTAAACTGGATCAGGGGTTCAAACATCATAAAGGGGATTGTTGTTTGACTGCCAAGAAATGATCAGAAATTAATTTcactcttctctttcttctacAGAGACTTCGAGCTCTGCAAAACTTTAACACTCTAATGGCAGTAACCGGGGGCCTCTGTCACAGCTCCATCTCCCGCCTCAAAGACACCTCCAACCTGCTGACCCCCGACATCACTAAGGTTTTTACAAAGCCCTATATCACTTAGGGTCTCCTGTCCACACATACGCAAAAACAAGAACCCATCCTCCCCAACAATTTGAGCTGATCCTTAGCCCCTTTAGCCTCATATGTTCTTTAGCTAAGCTTTTTGGTTAGCTACAGCCTTGCAGCAATTAGTCTTGCTTACTTACATGGGTACAATGCAAATTAAGCAGTGAAAGATAAAAACCAGACACAGAATAACATGAGAAGACCTAATATTGCTAAAAGGAGAGGATTTAAACACACTTACCTGCAGTGTTAGCTCACAAAGCACAAATGCTATGTTTAGCCACTACACCCGAACAATCTAGTACTCACCTCAACATTAGCCTTCCTGATGCagggacaaaataaataaaaaagatagaaaagatcattttaaacgACAACTCAAAGTCACGCTGCCACCTGTCCGTGTCTAGATATTTCACCTGGTCACATTTAGGCTAGGCCTATCTACTGACTTAGCTTATGTGAGCTACCAAAAGATTTCTTAAAcaaaaaagttatgtttttatAACTTCCAACTTCTTTCTGTCAtatctaaaaatgtatatatattttttgccttTACTTTGAAACTAGGATTAGAAATGACATTGTCCTAACAACTATGTCCTTAAATGTATGCATCATAATGAAAAACCGAAAGAGTAACCAAGGTAGCATCCAGTAATAACAATACTAAAGTGTAAATCAAAAGTTTCAGTTTCAATCAGTGGTGTAACAGTCTGTAGTGGTCTTCCATCATCATACTATCATCCCTTTTTGatccttctcctctctcaggCCCTGAGTGAGATGACGGAGCTCCTCTCCTCACGCAGCAACTACATCAACTACCGGCGGCTTTACAATGAGTGCAGCGGCTTCAAGGTGCCTATCCTGGGCGTCCACCTGAAGGACCTGATCTCGCTGAACGAGGCACTGCCGGACTACATCGACGAGGACAAGATCAACCTGAGCAAACTGCAGCACCTGTACAGCAACATCAGCGACCTGGTGGCCATCCACAGCTGCACGCCGCCTTTCGAGGCCAACAAAGACCTTCTGCATCTCCTCACGGTACGAGACGGAAACCGAGCGATGATTTACTTTCATAGAAGTTAAAAAACCATTGATAATGAAGGGCATGTAGCTAATGAAGTGTCCAAATTTGCTTCTGTAAATTGTCTACGGTATTGACgtgaatgaaatgtaatgttttcttttatttctttagctCTCTCTAGATTTATATTACACCGAAGATGAGATATATGAACTTTCGTACAACAAGGAACCCAGAAACACCAAGATCCAGGTCAGTAGAGCTACACACTCCTTCTCTTTGAAGCTTTATCGTACCCCATCAGGCTCACACTTCTCTCTTCACAAGAAGAGGGTGTGCTCTCTGTGGGAGTAACATCTTcgtcaaaacaaaaacacacactcgttGCTGAAACCGATCAAAAACCAGCCACATCAAAGCGCTGCAGACGTTAGGGAAGCGTGTTATGTGGTGGgtgtgctctttttttcttcccctttcACATGAGCAGTTCTTCGTGTCTCACCACTGCATGTGTCGCTCCACAGCCCCTCGCTCCGGTGAAAGCGCCAGTCGTGGCCGAGTGGGGGTCAGGGGTCACCCCCAGGCTCAACCCTGACACCATATCTAAACACGTCAAACAGATGgtggatgtgagtgtgtgactcTGCAACAACCTCCTGTTTTTCACTTCCTTCTTACATGGCAGGACAAAGCAGAACTAACCAACTGCTCCTCCACTTTTGCAACTGACTGTCTGATTGCTCTGTCGCCCCCTGCAGTCCATCATGAAAAACTACGACCAGAACCAGGATGGATACATCTCGCTGGAGGACTTTGAGAAAATAGCAGCCAACTTCCCCTTCTCCTTCTGCACTCATGAAACTGACAGGTGAGGAAAGGCCTCTCACAGTGACGTGGGggcaagaaaaaaacacaaatcagcaTGAGGTGTTTGTAAAAATAACCTCACTTACTCGCTTATTGTTACATTTTGGGGAATTTTTGGCACAGGGAGGGAGAAATCAGCCGTGAAGAAATCACCTCTTACTTCATGAGGGGAATGTCGATATGTGCCAAGCTTGGCTACAGCTTCAACACGCATAACTTCCACGAAACCACGTACAAACGGCCAACGTTTTGCGAGACTTGTGGAGGCTTTGTGAGTATccgttatatatatatatatatatatatatatatatttattttttaaatgggcaAATCAAACTGAAGTATCACGTGTTCTGTCTGATCTGTTGTAGTTGTGGGGAGTCATCAAACAGGGGTACCACTGTAAAGGTAAGATCAAAATCCATAATTTCGTAAGTCCACAGAGTAATCAAGATACAGAGTTTAGttgcaatgctttttttaaattgtctaTGTTTTACCATCTCTCAGACTGTGGGATAAACTGCCACAGACACTGTAGAGATCTGGTGGGAATCGAGTGcttaaagaaacataaaaacaccacCGGGTCGTGCCCGTGCACCCCAGCTCCCGACTCAAGAATCAAGGGTAACACCTGGAGTACGTCCTTTCTCTATCGTACGCACAACGTGCAAACCTTCCCTGCCTATAAAATGACCTATGTTTGGTTCCCTAGCAGATATAGAAGAGGAGGCCTTTGTCTTCCCCCAAAGTAACGACACAGAAAACAACCAGGGCACCACTCTTCGGAAAAGAAACAGCATTGATTCGACGCAGTGGGACCGATCAACTCAGACGGACCCTGGAGTTTGGACGCCTGAGAAAAAGGACAGAAGAGGATTCCACCAAAACTCGCTTGTTCATGCTTCCCCGGAGAGAAAAATGAGACAGGACATGAGTCCCTGCAAGGTGGGTTTCTCATTTTTTTAAGCTTATGCTCATTAACTCAGCGACTTAGGAAATATCAGTATGTCAGTCTAGATCTGTGGAGTGACTCAATGTGGGGCTATATTTTCCAGCAGTGATTCACTT includes the following:
- the rasgrp4 gene encoding RAS guanyl-releasing protein 4 isoform X4, producing the protein MNKTKRKPHGESRKLVQRRRNTCPSPQDITRALQGPSSAPSPGAASLDELIQRCLNCFDPEGKLSSPRGSQLVNMTLMMHCWVVPSQMFAQKLLTLYKDCPSDKRGLKRTQICHLIRQWISQFPAVFEADPLLEQTMGDLWALVRSDGGVTHSQLIDNSCLGPHANMFHAPSPSVKKRKVSLIFDHMEPHEMAEHISYLEFKNFCNVSFMDYRSYVVRGSVRDNPALERSVMMCNGVSQWVQLMILSRHTAQQRAQVFTKFIHVAQRLRALQNFNTLMAVTGGLCHSSISRLKDTSNLLTPDITKALSEMTELLSSRSNYINYRRLYNECSGFKVPILGVHLKDLISLNEALPDYIDEDKINLSKLQHLYSNISDLVAIHSCTPPFEANKDLLHLLTLSLDLYYTEDEIYELSYNKEPRNTKIQPLAPVKAPVVAEWGSGVTPRLNPDTISKHVKQMVDSIMKNYDQNQDGYISLEDFEKIAANFPFSFCTHETDREGEISREEITSYFMRGMSICAKLGYSFNTHNFHETTYKRPTFCETCGGFLWGVIKQGYHCKDCGINCHRHCRDLVGIECLKKHKNTTGSCPCTPAPDSRIKDIEEEAFVFPQSNDTENNQGTTLRKRNSIDSTQWDRSTQTDPGVWTPEKKDRRGFHQNSLVHASPERKMRQDMSPCKVNTQRTRGCSMPVSFLQEKMEEMHLYKDKSREPD
- the rasgrp4 gene encoding RAS guanyl-releasing protein 4 isoform X2 gives rise to the protein MNKTKRKPHGESRKLVQRRRNTCPSPQDITRALQGPSSAPSPGAASLDELIQRCLNCFDPEGKLSSPRGSQLVNMTLMMHCWVVPSQMFAQKLLTLYKDCPSDKRGLKRTQICHLIRQWISQFPAVFEADPLLEQTMGDLWALVRSDGGVTHSQLIDNSCLGPHANMFHAPSPSVKKRKVSLIFDHMEPHEMAEHISYLEFKNFCNVSFMDYRSYVVRGSVRDNPALERSVMMCNGVSQWVQLMILSRHTAQQRAQVFTKFIHVAQRLRALQNFNTLMAVTGGLCHSSISRLKDTSNLLTPDITKALSEMTELLSSRSNYINYRRLYNECSGFKVPILGVHLKDLISLNEALPDYIDEDKINLSKLQHLYSNISDLVAIHSCTPPFEANKDLLHLLTLSLDLYYTEDEIYELSYNKEPRNTKIQPLAPVKAPVVAEWGSGVTPRLNPDTISKHVKQMVDSIMKNYDQNQDGYISLEDFEKIAANFPFSFCTHETDREGEISREEITSYFMRGMSICAKLGYSFNTHNFHETTYKRPTFCETCGGFLWGVIKQGYHCKDCGINCHRHCRDLVGIECLKKHKNTTGSCPCTPAPDSRIKGNTWNIEEEAFVFPQSNDTENNQGTTLRKRNSIDSTQWDRSTQTDPGVWTPEKKDRRGFHQNSLVHASPERKMRQDMSPCKVNTQRTRGCSMPVSFLQEKMEEMHLYKDKSREPD
- the rasgrp4 gene encoding RAS guanyl-releasing protein 4 isoform X3, whose product is MNKTKRKPHGESRKLVQRRRNTCPSPQDITRALQGPSSAPSPGAASLDELIQRCLNCFDPEGKLSSPRGSQLVNMTLMMHCWVVPSQMFAQKLLTLYKDCPSDKRGLKRTQICHLIRQWISQFPAVFEADPLLEQTMGDLWALVRSDGGVTHSQLIDNSCLGPHANMFHAPSPSVKKRKVSLIFDHMEPHEMAEHISYLEFKNFCNVSFMDYRSYVVRGSVRDNPALERSVMMCNGVSQWVQLMILSRHTAQQRAQVFTKFIHVAQRLRALQNFNTLMAVTGGLCHSSISRLKDTSNLLTPDITKALSEMTELLSSRSNYINYRRLYNECSGFKVPILGVHLKDLISLNEALPDYIDEDKINLSKLQHLYSNISDLVAIHSCTPPFEANKDLLHLLTLSLDLYYTEDEIYELSYNKEPRNTKIQPLAPVKAPVVAEWGSGVTPRLNPDTISKHVKQMVDSIMKNYDQNQDGYISLEDFEKIAANFPFSFCTHETDREGEISREEITSYFMRGMSICAKLGYSFNTHNFHETTYKRPTFCETCGGFLWGVIKQGYHCKDCGINCHRHCRDLVGIECLKKHKNTTGSCPCTPAPDSRIKADIEEEAFVFPQSNDTENNQGTTLRKRNSIDSTQWDRSTQTDPGVWTPEKKDRRGFHQNSLVHASPERKMRQDMSPCKVNTQRTRGCSMPVSFLQEKMEEMHLYKDKSREPD
- the rasgrp4 gene encoding RAS guanyl-releasing protein 4 isoform X5, yielding MGDLWALVRSDGGVTHSQLIDNSCLGPHANMFHAPSPSVKKRKVSLIFDHMEPHEMAEHISYLEFKNFCNVSFMDYRSYVVRGSVRDNPALERSVMMCNGVSQWVQLMILSRHTAQQRAQVFTKFIHVAQRLRALQNFNTLMAVTGGLCHSSISRLKDTSNLLTPDITKALSEMTELLSSRSNYINYRRLYNECSGFKVPILGVHLKDLISLNEALPDYIDEDKINLSKLQHLYSNISDLVAIHSCTPPFEANKDLLHLLTLSLDLYYTEDEIYELSYNKEPRNTKIQPLAPVKAPVVAEWGSGVTPRLNPDTISKHVKQMVDSIMKNYDQNQDGYISLEDFEKIAANFPFSFCTHETDREGEISREEITSYFMRGMSICAKLGYSFNTHNFHETTYKRPTFCETCGGFLWGVIKQGYHCKDCGINCHRHCRDLVGIECLKKHKNTTGSCPCTPAPDSRIKGNTWTDIEEEAFVFPQSNDTENNQGTTLRKRNSIDSTQWDRSTQTDPGVWTPEKKDRRGFHQNSLVHASPERKMRQDMSPCKVNTQRTRGCSMPVSFLQEKMEEMHLYKDKSREPD
- the rasgrp4 gene encoding RAS guanyl-releasing protein 4 isoform X1, with product MNKTKRKPHGESRKLVQRRRNTCPSPQDITRALQGPSSAPSPGAASLDELIQRCLNCFDPEGKLSSPRGSQLVNMTLMMHCWVVPSQMFAQKLLTLYKDCPSDKRGLKRTQICHLIRQWISQFPAVFEADPLLEQTMGDLWALVRSDGGVTHSQLIDNSCLGPHANMFHAPSPSVKKRKVSLIFDHMEPHEMAEHISYLEFKNFCNVSFMDYRSYVVRGSVRDNPALERSVMMCNGVSQWVQLMILSRHTAQQRAQVFTKFIHVAQRLRALQNFNTLMAVTGGLCHSSISRLKDTSNLLTPDITKALSEMTELLSSRSNYINYRRLYNECSGFKVPILGVHLKDLISLNEALPDYIDEDKINLSKLQHLYSNISDLVAIHSCTPPFEANKDLLHLLTLSLDLYYTEDEIYELSYNKEPRNTKIQPLAPVKAPVVAEWGSGVTPRLNPDTISKHVKQMVDSIMKNYDQNQDGYISLEDFEKIAANFPFSFCTHETDREGEISREEITSYFMRGMSICAKLGYSFNTHNFHETTYKRPTFCETCGGFLWGVIKQGYHCKDCGINCHRHCRDLVGIECLKKHKNTTGSCPCTPAPDSRIKGNTWTDIEEEAFVFPQSNDTENNQGTTLRKRNSIDSTQWDRSTQTDPGVWTPEKKDRRGFHQNSLVHASPERKMRQDMSPCKVNTQRTRGCSMPVSFLQEKMEEMHLYKDKSREPD